Proteins from one Nicotiana tabacum cultivar K326 chromosome 23, ASM71507v2, whole genome shotgun sequence genomic window:
- the LOC107824206 gene encoding uncharacterized protein At5g39865-like, with translation MQTPRTPPLNKYCSTIIKIFLTLQKSLLLYFTLSPSDPFYTPFVLFTLFISPLLISLTLSSAIAIMGCVSSTLLNQDNEFTQMGGSAAGFSHHIVSLTSTTYGLLTLDPPSSPPPSSTPTTTVPPTPTPPPRHTLGSLFPSPLSEPRTLKSHTSDIINSWELMAGLDSTSMTPISDSFRFSTLLKLSTPDSSFRFLKSFPSKENSSPNIPSFNDVVDKADIFKPTRLMSCDSKLDGFENLCPPNGEDKIVIYTTTLRGVRRTFEACNAVRSAIEGLGVLYSERDISMDRGFRDELKELMKGKKSTELIPPRVFFKGRYIGGAEEVMGIVEEGNLGDLLQGLPKVKAGFVCDGCGGVRFLPCFACNGSCKMVMVVKEDMEQKEGRTLVVKCTECNENGLVLCPICC, from the coding sequence atGCAAACTCCTCGAACTCCGCCATTAAACAAGTATTGTAGTACTATTATCAAAATCTTTCTCACGCTTCAGAAAAGTCTTCTCCTGTATTTTACTCTCTCTCCCTCTGATCCATTTTACACTCCCTTTGTCCTCTTCACACTCTTCATTTCACCCCTCCTAATTTCATTGACTCTCTCTTCCGCCATTGCAATAATGGGCTGCGTTTCATCAACTCTGCTCAACCAAGACAATGAATTCACCCAAATGGGTGGCTCAGCCGCCGGTTTCAGCCACCACATTGTCTCTCTCACTTCCACCACTTATGGTCTCTTGACCCTTGACCCACCTTCCTCTCCTCCACCCTCCTCCACCCCCACCACCACTGTCCCTCCTACCCCTACCCCACCCCCTCGCCACACTCTTGGTTCACTTTTCCCAAGCCCCTTGTCTGAACCCAGAACCCTCAAGTCACACACCTCCGATATTATCAATTCTTGGGAGCTTATGGCTGGTCTTGATTCCACCTCCATGACACCCATCAGTGACAGCTTTCGCTTTTCAACTTTACTCAAGTTGTCTACCCCTGATTCTAGCTTCAGATTCTTGAAATCGTTCCCTAGCAAAGAGAATTCAAGCCCAAATATTCCATCTTTTAACGATGTGGTTGATAAAGCTGACATTTTTAAGCCAACAAGATTAATGTCTTGTGATTCCAAGCTTGATGGTTTTGAAAATCTTTGTCCCCCAAATGGTGAAGATAAAATAGTAATTTACACAACAACGTTGAGGGGTGTGAGGAGGACTTTTGAGGCTTGTAATGCAGTTAGATCAGCAATTGAGGGGCTTGGGGTTTTGTATTCCGAGAGAGATATTTCAATGGATAGGGGTTTCAGGGACGAACTGAAGGAGCTGATGAAGGGTAAAAAGAGCACTGAGTTAATACCTCCTAGGGTGTTTTTTAAAGGGAGGTATATAGGTGGGGCTGAGGAGGTAATGGGGATTGTGGAGGAAGGGAATTTAGGGGATTTGCTTCAAGGGTTGCCAAAGGTGAAAGCTGGTTTTGTTTGTGACGGTTGTGGGGGTGTTAGGTTCTTGCCTTGTTTTGCTTGTAATGGGAGCTGCAAGATGGTGATGGTGGTGAAGGAAGACATGGAACAGAAAGAGGGGAGAACTTTGGTGGTGAAATGTACTGAGTGTAATGAAAATGGCTTGGTGCTTTGCCCCATTTGCTGCTGA